One genomic window of Halolamina sediminis includes the following:
- a CDS encoding LVIVD repeat-containing protein yields MHRRQFLRAAGCAIPAVGALPATASATQSAFEPLGSVSITGATEAVVGPESETAYVATQDGFAVVDISTPNEPAVLQRRTGLLSEREGGPMQEILDVKVAGDRLLVAGPANGHEEPVVEGFLLYDVTDPKDPERVAFHETEFPIHNAELTEERAYLVNGSEVVLVGVADEPTELGRWAPRDADPAWAEVDGLLRFAHDVYAQGDRAYVVEWDAGTFVLDVSDPAAPTVVTRIGGRSAETLAEIPSEDAVVHSLSMPGNHHTAAVNDDASLLALNKEAWPTELTEGTEIQPLGEVELWDVREETAPERLATIEAPHSRNPEKAEINTTPHNFEIRGERLYSSWYDGGVKIHDVSDPRNPELLAWWRDPHEWTFWTAQYATEEFFVASSHSRGRYNAGKGALVTFPNRAGEQASPPALTDTETPTPTVEPTPSSTPGTSTPSSPAPTSTPAAESKTVSAPGFGLLGAAGAISLATWRHLRD; encoded by the coding sequence ATGCACCGGCGTCAGTTCCTCCGGGCCGCCGGCTGTGCGATCCCCGCCGTCGGCGCCCTCCCTGCCACCGCATCGGCTACACAATCTGCGTTCGAACCGCTCGGCTCCGTCTCGATCACCGGCGCGACCGAGGCCGTCGTCGGCCCCGAGAGCGAGACGGCGTACGTCGCGACCCAGGACGGGTTCGCGGTCGTCGACATCTCCACGCCGAACGAGCCCGCCGTGCTCCAGCGCCGGACGGGGCTGTTGTCGGAACGAGAAGGCGGGCCGATGCAGGAGATCCTCGACGTGAAGGTCGCCGGCGATCGGCTGCTCGTGGCCGGCCCCGCGAACGGGCACGAGGAACCGGTCGTCGAGGGGTTCCTGCTGTACGACGTCACGGACCCCAAAGACCCGGAGCGCGTCGCCTTCCACGAGACCGAGTTCCCCATCCACAACGCCGAACTGACCGAGGAGCGTGCGTACCTGGTCAACGGGAGCGAGGTGGTGCTCGTCGGCGTCGCCGACGAGCCGACCGAACTCGGGCGGTGGGCGCCGCGAGACGCCGACCCGGCGTGGGCGGAGGTGGACGGCCTGCTGCGTTTCGCGCACGACGTGTACGCGCAGGGCGACCGTGCGTACGTCGTCGAGTGGGATGCGGGCACGTTCGTCCTCGACGTGAGTGACCCGGCAGCACCGACGGTTGTGACCCGGATCGGCGGTCGGTCGGCGGAGACGCTCGCGGAGATACCGTCGGAGGACGCCGTCGTCCACTCGCTGAGCATGCCGGGGAACCACCACACGGCGGCCGTGAACGACGACGCCTCGCTGCTCGCCCTCAACAAGGAGGCGTGGCCGACCGAACTCACAGAGGGGACGGAGATCCAGCCCCTCGGCGAGGTCGAACTCTGGGACGTGCGCGAGGAGACCGCGCCGGAGCGGCTCGCGACGATCGAGGCGCCGCACTCCCGAAACCCCGAGAAGGCCGAGATCAACACCACGCCGCACAACTTCGAGATCAGGGGCGAGCGCCTCTACAGCTCGTGGTACGACGGCGGCGTCAAGATCCACGACGTGAGCGATCCGCGGAACCCGGAGCTGCTGGCGTGGTGGCGCGACCCCCACGAGTGGACGTTCTGGACCGCCCAGTACGCCACCGAGGAGTTCTTCGTCGCCAGCAGCCACTCGCGGGGGCGGTACAACGCCGGCAAGGGTGCGTTGGTCACCTTCCCGAACCGCGCCGGCGAGCAGGCGTCGCCGCCGGCGTTGACCGACACCGAGACGCCCACGCCGACCGTGGAGCCGACGCCGTCCTCCACTCCCGGTACGTCGACACCGTCGTCTCCCGCGCCCACGTCGACGCCGGCTGCCGAGAGCAAGACCGTGAGCGCCCCCGGGTTCGGCCTGCTCGGGGCCGCCGGGGCGATCTCGCTCGCGACGTGGCGGCACCTGCGGGACTGA
- a CDS encoding cupin domain-containing protein has translation MPEITAIDDLTDTPHAEVFEQRDPRTVRLELDAGEGVPAHTHPGTNVVLHLLDGQLEVSLDDETHELEAGELARFSGERSISPHAVEPSTAIVVLAPATEES, from the coding sequence ATGCCCGAGATCACCGCGATCGACGACCTGACCGACACACCCCACGCGGAGGTGTTCGAGCAGCGCGACCCCCGGACGGTCCGGCTCGAACTCGACGCCGGCGAGGGAGTTCCCGCCCACACCCACCCCGGGACGAACGTCGTCCTCCACCTTCTCGACGGTCAGCTAGAGGTCTCGCTCGACGACGAGACGCACGAACTGGAGGCGGGTGAGCTCGCCCGATTCAGCGGCGAGCGTTCGATCTCCCCTCACGCAGTCGAGCCGAGCACGGCCATCGTCGTCCTCGCGCCCGCCACCGAGGAGTCGTAG
- a CDS encoding DUF2249 domain-containing protein yields MSETTLDVREIPPSDRHPKIHDAFDSLDSGDELVIVNDHEPKPLFYEMQAEVEAFDPDGYSVEQRDDDEYVARFPKR; encoded by the coding sequence ATGTCCGAGACCACACTCGACGTTCGTGAGATCCCGCCGTCGGACCGCCACCCGAAGATCCACGACGCGTTCGACTCGCTCGACAGCGGCGACGAGCTGGTGATCGTCAACGACCACGAGCCCAAACCCCTGTTCTACGAGATGCAGGCCGAGGTCGAGGCGTTCGACCCAGACGGCTACAGCGTCGAACAGCGCGACGACGACGAGTACGTGGCGCGGTTCCCCAAGCGGTAG
- a CDS encoding winged helix-turn-helix domain-containing protein, producing the protein MKRDPIAVEAPELQDVLDALDDPDCRAILGQLDSPMAAKELSEACEIPQSTTYRKLDLLSDASLVDERTEIRDDGRHTTRYVADFEEIQVSLDEDGSLELAIGRRESTPEERLSALWSEVRTET; encoded by the coding sequence ATGAAGCGTGACCCGATCGCGGTCGAGGCGCCGGAGCTACAGGACGTGCTCGACGCACTGGACGATCCGGACTGCCGAGCGATCCTCGGGCAGCTCGACAGCCCGATGGCCGCCAAAGAGCTCTCAGAGGCGTGTGAGATTCCGCAATCGACGACCTACCGCAAGCTGGACCTGCTCAGCGACGCCTCGCTGGTCGATGAACGGACGGAGATCCGCGACGACGGCCGCCACACGACCCGGTACGTCGCGGACTTCGAGGAGATCCAGGTCTCGCTGGACGAGGACGGTTCGCTCGAACTCGCGATCGGCCGCAGGGAGTCGACGCCCGAAGAGCGGCTCTCGGCGCTCTGGTCGGAGGTGCGCACCGAAACATGA
- a CDS encoding DUF7521 family protein codes for MNVAVVVLKTLTLVLGGSITLYAVRAYRRNGSPALRALAIGFGAITVGALLAGIVDQLLPVNNEFALVVESAFTTLGFGVILYSLYVE; via the coding sequence ATGAACGTCGCCGTCGTCGTACTCAAGACCCTCACGCTCGTTCTCGGCGGCTCGATCACGCTGTACGCGGTCCGGGCCTATCGGCGCAACGGGTCGCCGGCGCTGCGGGCGCTCGCGATCGGGTTCGGCGCGATCACCGTCGGTGCGCTGCTTGCGGGGATCGTCGACCAGCTCCTGCCGGTGAACAACGAGTTCGCACTCGTCGTCGAGAGCGCGTTCACGACGCTGGGGTTCGGCGTGATCCTCTACTCGCTGTACGTGGAGTAG
- a CDS encoding SDR family oxidoreductase translates to MALANPDLTGSTAFITGTTRGIGKQLALALADHGCNVVSTGKTTDDDETELAGSIEQTAREVRERGAEAIALELDLRDEDRVEAIVDEAIDQFGEIDIVINNASAIQLANVADLPADRFDLLTDVNVRGSHLVAHAFADHLADQEEAWLLSNSPPITTDRSPGKAPYAWSKLGMSFIALSLAEELKSDGVGCNTFWPVTTIDTRASRYFGLGTEDDWRTPEIVSDAVLEILARDPAECTGNSFYDETLLREAGVTDFSEYNVTEGDPAPMSARMFDPAFEREA, encoded by the coding sequence ATGGCACTCGCGAACCCCGACCTCACTGGCTCGACGGCGTTCATCACCGGCACGACCCGCGGAATCGGCAAACAGCTCGCGCTCGCGCTCGCCGACCACGGCTGCAACGTCGTCTCGACGGGCAAGACGACCGACGACGACGAGACCGAGCTCGCGGGCTCGATCGAGCAGACGGCCCGCGAGGTACGCGAGCGTGGGGCCGAGGCGATCGCGCTCGAACTCGACCTCCGCGACGAGGACCGCGTCGAGGCAATCGTCGACGAAGCGATCGACCAGTTCGGCGAGATCGACATCGTGATCAACAACGCCAGCGCGATCCAGTTGGCGAACGTCGCGGACCTGCCGGCCGACCGGTTCGACCTGCTGACCGACGTGAACGTCCGCGGCAGCCACCTCGTCGCGCACGCGTTCGCCGACCACCTCGCGGACCAGGAAGAGGCGTGGCTGCTGTCGAACTCACCGCCGATCACCACCGACCGCTCGCCCGGGAAGGCGCCGTACGCGTGGTCGAAGCTCGGGATGTCGTTCATCGCGCTGTCGCTCGCCGAGGAGCTGAAAAGCGACGGCGTCGGCTGTAACACGTTCTGGCCGGTGACGACGATCGACACCCGCGCGAGCCGCTACTTCGGGCTCGGAACCGAGGACGACTGGCGTACCCCGGAGATCGTCTCGGACGCGGTGCTCGAGATCCTCGCACGCGACCCCGCGGAGTGTACGGGCAACAGCTTCTACGACGAGACGCTGCTGCGCGAGGCCGGCGTCACCGACTTCTCCGAGTACAACGTCACCGAGGGCGATCCGGCGCCGATGTCGGCCCGGATGTTCGACCCGGCGTTCGAGCGCGAGGCGTGA
- a CDS encoding ABC transporter permease: MTDVSAEEEGVTEEPAFSLPTGVSEGSALDQVATVARLEFALAVRNRWAFALAALFASLSVLVVALGGQGGVVRADAVVVSLVELSALLLPLVALLFGYDAVVGSDESGWLGVLFALPVPRSRIVIGTYLGRLAVFTGAVVAGFGVGGLWLAAQGRFTPAYLGLIGAAVLGGAAFLALSTLLSTLAAEKTHALGGALLLWVWVALVHDLVSVGLIAADIVGPDWLAVFVLANPATAFRVLALQSVPTVTGGMADVLVGSGVTMPVLVAALVAWSVAGTWLASRLVRRRSV; this comes from the coding sequence ATGACCGACGTGAGCGCCGAGGAAGAGGGTGTCACCGAGGAGCCCGCGTTCAGCCTCCCGACGGGGGTGAGCGAGGGGTCGGCGCTCGATCAGGTCGCCACCGTCGCGCGGTTGGAGTTCGCGCTCGCGGTCCGGAATCGCTGGGCGTTCGCGCTGGCGGCGCTGTTCGCCTCGCTGTCGGTGCTCGTCGTCGCCCTCGGCGGGCAAGGCGGGGTGGTCCGCGCCGACGCGGTCGTCGTCAGCCTCGTCGAACTCTCGGCGCTGCTGCTCCCGCTGGTCGCGCTGCTGTTCGGCTACGACGCGGTCGTCGGCAGCGACGAGTCCGGCTGGCTCGGCGTGCTGTTTGCGCTCCCCGTTCCACGCAGTCGCATCGTCATCGGCACGTATCTCGGCCGGCTCGCGGTGTTCACGGGTGCGGTCGTCGCCGGCTTCGGCGTCGGCGGGCTCTGGCTCGCGGCCCAGGGGCGGTTCACCCCCGCGTATCTCGGCCTCATCGGTGCGGCAGTACTGGGCGGCGCGGCGTTTCTCGCGCTGTCGACCCTGCTGTCGACGCTCGCAGCGGAGAAGACCCACGCCCTCGGCGGCGCGTTGCTGCTGTGGGTCTGGGTCGCGCTGGTCCACGACCTCGTCTCGGTCGGGCTGATCGCCGCCGACATCGTGGGGCCGGACTGGCTGGCCGTCTTCGTGCTCGCGAACCCTGCCACCGCGTTTCGCGTGCTCGCGCTGCAGTCGGTGCCGACGGTGACCGGCGGGATGGCGGACGTGCTGGTCGGCTCGGGCGTGACGATGCCGGTGCTCGTGGCGGCGCTGGTCGCGTGGAGCGTCGCGGGGACGTGGCTGGCGAGTCGGTTGGTTCGGCGCCGGAGCGTCTGA
- a CDS encoding ABC transporter ATP-binding protein, with protein sequence MHAIATTDLTKRYGDVTALDGVSLSIEAGTTFGLLGTNGAGKSTLFKLLVGHLTPDSGTVTVGGTDVTDAGHRLRDVVGYVPEHAGFPDALTGREVLGYHARLRGVPKAERADRVAAALGTVGLDDAADRRVGGYSNGMNRRLALASALLDRPRLLLLDEPTAGLDPLGVAEFHRILDRLREESDLTVVLTTHVLAEVEALCDDAAVLHDGDLLFDGAVGELRELGEGDELEAGFGALIADAGGSREETVSGAEREQPAPATGDAESGQPASAEVER encoded by the coding sequence ATGCACGCGATAGCGACGACTGATCTGACGAAACGATACGGCGACGTGACCGCGCTCGACGGCGTGAGCCTGTCGATCGAGGCGGGCACGACGTTCGGCCTGCTGGGCACCAACGGTGCCGGCAAGTCCACGCTGTTCAAGCTGCTCGTCGGCCACCTCACCCCCGACTCGGGGACCGTGACCGTGGGCGGTACGGACGTGACCGACGCCGGCCACCGGCTCCGCGACGTTGTGGGGTACGTCCCCGAGCACGCGGGGTTCCCGGACGCGCTCACGGGGCGGGAGGTGCTCGGCTACCACGCCCGCCTCCGTGGCGTGCCCAAGGCCGAACGCGCCGACCGAGTCGCCGCCGCGCTCGGGACTGTCGGTCTCGACGACGCGGCGGATCGCCGGGTCGGCGGCTACTCCAACGGGATGAACCGCCGGCTCGCGCTCGCGTCGGCGCTGCTCGACCGCCCGCGGCTGCTCCTGCTCGATGAGCCGACCGCCGGCCTCGACCCGCTGGGCGTCGCGGAGTTCCACCGGATCCTCGACCGCCTGCGCGAGGAGTCCGACCTGACCGTCGTGCTCACGACCCACGTGCTCGCGGAGGTCGAGGCGCTGTGTGACGACGCCGCGGTGCTCCACGACGGCGACCTGCTGTTCGACGGCGCCGTCGGCGAGCTGCGGGAGCTGGGCGAGGGCGACGAGCTCGAAGCCGGCTTCGGCGCGCTGATCGCCGACGCCGGCGGCAGTCGCGAGGAAACTGTATCGGGCGCCGAGCGCGAGCAGCCGGCGCCGGCGACTGGTGATGCCGAGAGCGGGCAGCCGGCATCGGCGGAGGTGGAGCGATGA
- the nosD gene encoding nitrous oxide reductase family maturation protein NosD: MDDAGLERGFVALVVVVAAALAGVAVAPTSAAPTPDADAERPDGFAFDPVTESGVATVGDESFDSVQRAVDAAEPGETVRLRGRFGDRVVVNTTGVTVTAAPDARAVIDGGQEGDVLTIAAANVTVRDLWIRNSGMDTSTNDAGVWIDAPNVTVADSRLTEITFGVWVDGVDDATLRNNTIVGRESVTPRSYRGNGVQLWKTTGTLLEDNRITDARDGIYYSWASDVTARGNTLWDLRYGVHYMYSHRNRLVNNTAVDNDVGYALMLSEEIAVVNNTAANNTGTSGHGLLLKRIDYSTIRGNTLVDNQRGIYSLNSADNEIRDNLVLGNRIGFHLTAGTSGERVVGNSFVGNGRHVQAVTSDTHVWNGSGRGNYWSDGGAADLDDDGVSELRYRPAGLVETLVRENPAAAVFTNSPAFEAIRRAERTLPIVDAPGVVDYHPLERSPHDWRDHYARDSDD; this comes from the coding sequence ATGGACGACGCCGGACTCGAACGCGGGTTCGTCGCGCTCGTGGTCGTGGTTGCCGCCGCGCTCGCGGGGGTGGCAGTCGCCCCTACGTCGGCGGCGCCGACGCCCGACGCGGACGCGGAACGCCCCGACGGCTTCGCGTTCGATCCCGTGACTGAGTCCGGCGTCGCCACCGTCGGCGACGAGTCGTTCGACTCCGTCCAGCGCGCCGTCGACGCCGCCGAACCGGGCGAGACGGTCCGGCTCCGCGGCCGGTTCGGCGACCGCGTCGTCGTGAACACCACGGGGGTGACCGTCACGGCGGCGCCGGACGCCCGCGCGGTGATCGACGGCGGGCAAGAGGGTGACGTGCTCACGATTGCGGCCGCGAACGTCACCGTTCGGGACCTCTGGATCCGCAACTCCGGGATGGACACCTCGACCAACGACGCCGGCGTCTGGATCGACGCGCCCAACGTCACCGTCGCCGACAGCCGACTGACCGAGATTACGTTCGGCGTCTGGGTCGACGGCGTCGACGACGCGACCCTGCGCAACAACACGATCGTCGGCCGGGAGTCGGTGACGCCGCGGTCCTACCGCGGCAACGGCGTCCAGCTCTGGAAGACGACCGGCACGCTGCTCGAGGACAACCGGATCACCGACGCCCGGGACGGCATCTACTACTCGTGGGCGTCGGACGTGACCGCCCGCGGGAACACGCTCTGGGACCTGCGCTACGGCGTCCACTACATGTACTCCCACCGCAACCGCCTCGTGAACAACACCGCCGTCGACAACGACGTGGGGTACGCGCTGATGCTCTCCGAGGAGATCGCGGTGGTGAACAACACCGCCGCGAACAACACCGGCACCAGCGGCCACGGGCTCCTGCTCAAGCGCATCGACTACTCGACGATCCGGGGGAACACGCTCGTCGACAACCAACGCGGGATCTACTCGCTGAACTCCGCGGACAACGAGATCAGGGACAACCTCGTGCTGGGGAACCGGATCGGCTTCCACCTGACCGCCGGCACCAGCGGGGAGCGTGTCGTCGGCAACAGCTTCGTCGGCAACGGTCGGCACGTGCAGGCGGTCACCAGCGACACCCACGTCTGGAACGGCTCCGGGCGCGGGAACTACTGGAGCGATGGCGGCGCCGCCGATCTGGACGACGACGGCGTGAGCGAGCTCCGCTACCGCCCCGCCGGGCTGGTCGAGACGCTGGTCCGGGAGAACCCGGCCGCCGCGGTGTTCACCAACAGCCCGGCGTTCGAGGCGATCCGCCGGGCCGAGCGCACGCTCCCGATCGTCGACGCGCCGGGCGTCGTCGACTACCACCCGCTCGAACGCTCGCCACACGACTGGAGGGATCACTATGCACGCGATAGCGACGACTGA